cCACTTTTCCTGTCAgcggtcataatgttatggctgattcaTGTATATAACCTGTATTTAAGTGTTGTGTGCTATTTTCCTTAGGTGTAGATTTTGGTGAGGATGCTGGACACTTATCCCTctcaaaaaaacacagaaacacttcCAAAATGAAATTCAAGGTCTCGGAGTCTTTATCTTTTTTAGtgctttttcatttttaaaatatgacATTGAAACATTTGTACAAAGTGTTTTTCATAGCTCTCATTCTCTAACTGATTTGACCCATGTTTTGATCAGATCTCGTCTAGAAGTGTTAAAGAATTATTCTGCTTTTCAGTCAGCTTAAACAGAAGGTTTTGGACTTTAACAGAAATATCAATGAAATACAAAGTAGTTATTAAATAAGAAGGGTCACAGTGAAGTACAATTAAATGGCATTGGCATGAATAAGCGACATTGTCACAGTTAAAGTGATTTTTGTAGTTTGCTTTACAGTAATATTGACATTTTTACAATAGGCAGATACATAAAAGGTAAAAATCAGtgcatcgaaaaaaaaaaaaattaacattgaCATTTGactgtaatttaaccctttaacccctgacgtgtgtgtggtgagcgttctgaatatataatttatttttgaagATTCCAAAAACTGTTTGCCCAATAggagacattttaaaatgtgctgatagaatagaccttgttctttccatggacatctgagcatgctcagtaccacctgtggaatggagggggtaaaacacagaacagtgagaccgactcactgtaaaaatagatggtttgggcttttttttttttttttaacataattttccttgtgtttttttgtttttactgttgtttgcagtgttgtggggattttcttttgttttctttaattttttttctgttttttttactgagttttgaccttgTAACtggtttttggagttcaaccaggtgccaaaaagtagctggactgatttaggaaaaaaacaaccccaaaacaaaaactactgggccacaattcaaatacttgttgtcagtgtgttccagttcacagttcatgttcaacatcctaaatctcttattaatgtACTTTCTGAGTGCATTATTAttaaaaacctgtcaaatttaaattcctctctttgtctttttctattacttcaccctgttttgaccctaaaacacaaagtaaaacaaaaccactgaagaaaaggaacacaaacacatactcacagcagcttttatgacactgaaacagacgttAATttacagcagcacgtttacctggaataatgtctcaggggttaaagggttaatgtgttccCAAAGTTCAATTTAAATCTACACCCATGGATACATTGAAGGATAAACTAAAATCAAACCCATTAAATGACTAAAAATGATGGAAGGAGAATCTGAGAAGACTGACAAACTTTACTTCTTTGGATTGGTTAAACTGTTCTATCACAGATAACTGTTCTGGGGACTCCTGCAGAGGAGGATATTGGAGGAAAGATCGACCTGCTGAACGCCGGAGCCTTCGCAGACATCGATGTGGTCTTCATGGCTCATCCAGCTCAGCAGGATGCGTCCTTTCTACCCTGTGTAGCACTCGATGGGTAtgtgtctgtccacagctcatatgGATTCAAGCTCTGTGTCTCATTTTTGTCCCTTTTTCACTTATATTTTAGCGTTTGTATGGATTGAATCAATTTTTCCAAAAACTTCATAGTCAGTGTTTTACAGGCCAATAGTGAAGTACCACGGTAAGGCGTCTCATGCTTCTGCGGCCCCCTGGGAAGGCGTCAATGCCCTGGACGCTGCTGTGTTGGCCTATAACAACCTGTCTGTACTGAGGCAACAGCTGAAGCCAGAGTGGAGAGTTCATGGTGAGGAACTGGCAGAGACTACGGCTTTAAAACAAGTGGGGGCGGGCACAACAAAcaccgcccctcgcacgtattgtagcttattttggcatggatccagctgatgtcatcatgcatgtgcTGTTGTTagcatatcagctgcctctatatacgtaccaagttttaagtaaattgaaaaaaaatatatgtttttataggcatgtgaaatttcgcccattacaagtaaataggaaaaaaaaaaaaagattaaaaaaaaatttataaaaaaaattgtaactataaccaacttttcccaaaatgtaatgtcatctattttgggtcactggcaatctataaacccaatttggtatgaactcaagaaacagttttgctgctacagacatttgaaatttcgcctattataagtaaatgagggaaaaaaacaatttaaaaaattcatcagaaatttgaactttgacctgctttgcccaaaatctaatcacatctgttgtgggtcactgggaatctataaacccaatttggtatgaattcaaccaatagttttgctgctagagtgttaacaaacgatcaaacaaacaaaccgaaccacaaaaaaaacaataccccttgcctcccctttggtggGGTGGGGTAACAATCACTATGTCGTAGTACAGTGATTCTTAACCTGGCATGCATGACTCCCACCACGGGGTGCCAGAGATCCCAGGGCAGGGCGTGAGGCTTTGTCTGCTTTGAGGTGACAAGTTGTGaaaattatatttgttcatgttacagaacaaatacttaatGAATCCACTGAAAACATATTTTGTCTGCATTTAAAATGTCAAACTATTTAGTAGCCTCTTGACCTCTGAAACTTTGTGACCCCCACAGCCAGAACGACAGTCTCGTCAGGTCAGATAGATCAttcatctgagtttttttttttgtcagtgtataATCATATGTATAGAACACCATGTCtgagaaatgtaaaaatacagaTTACTCATcagtattaaaaaaagaaaaatcgagAGTTGACTTTGGTTTTATTGAAGgactagatagttttggttgaGGGGGGCTGGCTTGTCTTGGACAcaagtaagaaaagaaaaaaaaggttaggaaccactgtcCTAATATATAACATCTCAAAAGAACATTAAGTAGACCCGAGTAATGTTAGTTATAATGCTGCTAaagatgtactgtatgtgtaaaaagcacatacactatatggacaaaagtgctggggcacgttgaattcaggtttttctttaataacaggtgtctgggatacaaaacaatgtttATATcacaaatcagcatgaacaggacatcttacagctgtagccatgatgtgtcccaatatttttgtccatatagtttataaatatcaatatttccttaaagtttactgtgagatttttctttctaagtgagatgtgaagaaagtagacggttagttgtggtaaaaaattattattcactgtcagagcatgaaaaatatttggaaatttgcaattaattcatttaattaatttattttgtattagtacatgatgacttatttaatgtatttttccaaaacaacATTAAGTTCCCCCTGAGCTTCTTCCAGTACCCCTTTGAGACAGACTGCTCTAAATAATGGTTTTATGGCTTCATGCCATCTCACAAATTATTTTGGGTTCCAAAACACAGGAGAAGTAGATTTTTGTAAACATCTGAGGTTTGTCTACTTATTAACgtctttaatttgtttttgtttttttccgctGTGGAAAAGCAGTTTGCACCAATTTGAAAGATGCACCCTAATGTGTAATTAGAAGTACATCACAACATGAAAGTGTCTgtgttaaaaatgaaaataaacaggcTCTAATCACACAGTTTTAGCCTCTAAATCCACATTTGCTCTGCAACCGTTTAGCATTAGCTCGTCTTTCAGTATGATCATTTTCTTCACCACAGGCGTCATCAAACACGGAGGGCTGAGGCCCTACATAATCCCCGCCTACACCGAGTTAGAGTTTTATCTGCGCACGCCGTTGGTTAAGGACCTCAGTGACCTGAAGGCCAAAGCTGAGGCTTGTTTCAGGGCAGCCGCTACTGCAACTGGTTGCCAAGTAAGATTACACAAAAGTTTTATTTACCATTGGGCTTCCCACTCAAAACATAGTAGATCCTATTATATCCCTCCATGTGGATTTACCCTGAAGATGCACAGATGTACAGACAATGTTTGGATGTTCATATAGAGAAAAGCAGTGTCTGAACTGACTGTGCTGTTACGTAACATTGTCCTTTTCAACATATTCCTGTAATTACGCTCAGAGGCCTGTTGATGTTATGTAATTCAGTGTATCTTAGGGCAGCTGTTCTCCTATGTTTGCACTTAATTTAAGCAGGTTTAACACCACAGAGCATGCATCGTTTCACATATTGGTTAAAGATTAAagcattttttcagtttgctgtTCTTCCGTGTGTAAAATCTAACAGGTTGATGATGTTTTTAGGTGGAGATAACCTACCCGAACCCTGCCTACTATAACATCCTGCCTAATGACACACTGGCAAAGCTGTATGAAAATAATGGAAAAGCTTTGGGGATTCAGTTTCCAAAGCAGCCATCCAAGTTCTCTGGTAAgtaaaagttaaaacaaagaaaaaatgttgtTAATACAGAGTTGAGAATTCATCCCTTTTGTGTATTGCCCAAAATCAGTAAAAAAGATAAGCCAAATAATTGAGTTCTGCTTGGCTACACTTgttaaaatgagaataaatatAGAGGCCGTGAAACGCtataatgggggaaaaaaatgcttaAATGATCAAACAAAGAGAAAGTTATTTAAGATAGCCTTAATATTCTTAAATTAAAAAGTTTTGCAAGTATTCTcacttaaaataataaaaacaatcttGCTTCTTTGCTGAGATATTACGCAATCCATGGTTTCGAGTTTGCTACTCATTAACTCTAGTTGGAAGTTAGCTATGTTTTCTTAAAATGTAATGACTTCTCTCTGAAAAACGTTGCTTCAAAAGGTTATCTTTctctttagaaaaaaacatttccCAGAAACTAGGCTTTTTAactttttatgaaattatttttgcactttctttCGCTCTCCACTGTCTCTTGTCTAAACAGAAGAAGAaggtatttaaaaaaatgaaagcgTTACAGCCTATCTTTGATCTCGTTATTTGCTTTCATGTTGCCCACAGAATCAACAAAGAATGGTTATCACAGTGAATTTCTAATTATCTGGCAGGTTCCACAGACTTTGGCAACGTATCATTTGTAGTCCCTGGTATCCATCCTTTCTTCTACATCGGCACTGAAGCACCTAACCACACAGAGGAATACACCGAAGCAGCAGGTACGGCATTACGCCTCTACTGGGAAGCCATGTTGTGTCTCGTAATGAAACCGAGCTGCCCTGAGATCCGGTTTTCCTCCCTGTCATCTCTTTCCAGGtcacatgttttttctttttttccagttgATAGTTTGGTTTATGGTTTATTTTCCCTGCTCTGCTGCGCTTTCTTTTCTGTGCCAGGAGCTGAAAAGGCCCAGTTGTACACCCTGAGGACAGCCAAAGCCCTTGCCATGACAGCTGTGGATGTAGTGTGTTGCCCTGATCTGCTGAGGCGAGTCAGAGAGGACTTCAGTCAGGCCAAAGTGAAACAGGAGAAATGACTAGAAGGCAGAGATCCAGTACTGTGATTATTATGGGAACTGATAGACTTAGCTGCTAGGTTCTAATTctaatagtttatttatttaaccaggtaagttagttgagaactgattctcattttcaaaagagacaaacaactaatcactctcacatttacacttatgggcgatttagattaaccaattaacccacTAGAGCataagtgtcaaacatacggcccatgggccaaaatcgGTCTGCCATAGGGTTCAAttcgaatttgtgaaatgcaaaaattactcaaaatCTTACAAAAAACTGACAATATTAACTATCAGTgatgttaaaaccattttaggGACTGGAATGAACTAAATTTACTCTTGAACATATAGGAGCCTGAGATCATGTGCATAATGAGGCACCTTAAACAATGAGATGGACCATGTTTATACTGATTGACCTACGTAGGATTGTATAATTGTATTCTTTAATGTCAAGGCACTGTTCGcttgttgtctgttttgttctttgtagaggttgttttattttgtttttatacattgCTGTCACTTAGGTTACTGGCTTCATATCTTTTCACACACAAAGGCATGTTATATacatgtaacctgtgactgaaaaaaaaaaaaaaactcaataaaataagtaaaaaaaaaataatttaagtactggttccacatacagaccaatatgatctcaagtgggtcagaacagtaaaatactatcataataatctataaataaagaCTACTTCAAAATttgctctttattttagtgtaaatttttggtctttttttttcataaaacaatTCTGTTGGTCTATtggacagttttagaaatatttaaccaatgaaaagtgctgaaaacagcgtgtgactacatctcttaactccattcatttatttagaacgtaggtgtcaaacatatggcctgtggcccaaaactggccccccagaGGGTCCAAACCGGCCGGAGTGAttaatttgtggaatgcaaaaaattactaaaaatgttacaaaatattgttaaaaatattttaacaatcaataatgttaaaatcattttagtactggttccacatacagactaataggatctcaaatggatcagaccaataaaatactatcataataacctataaataatgactcctcCAAAATTTGctctttattttactgtaaaaaaaagtcaagtgacatgaaaatgtttacatttagaaactatcttttcacttaaaatgtgaataacctaaacaaatatgaacaaactgaaatgtcttaagaaaaataagtgacattttaataatattatgtctgttactgttttgtgtaagttgtaatgcacatgtataaatgataaactgaggcataatgttgtcaaaactgcacttagttttcttaagaaatttcaggttggtcatgttatttacatttttaaggaGACTTTGCAGATGTGAacagtttcataatgtaattttacttttttcactgttattattttactggtctggcccacttgagatcatattgggctgaatgtggcccctgaaagacaatgagtttgacacccctgtattagtggatggtgggaggaagcagaAAGTACCCAGGGAATCGAACTCAGGACTtttttgctgtgaggcgacagtactAACCATACAGTGAAATTCTCATTTGGAGGAAGCCTTATCCCATACACATCTTCAATTTCACGCAAGTTAATGAAAAACCTTGACGTCGGTGGAGTGATATTACCGAAAACTCACTTCCCACTTTTGAGGTTTGCGTCTCTTAATATTAATCACTTTAATGCACCGTTTCATGTCACATATGAGCAGTTAATGGTATTATAGGAAGATGCAGTTTGTATGCTTTCCAGTGAATGCTTTTTATCCATCAGACCCATGCCAGATAAAAAGAGAAACCCCGCAGCTGGTAAGAATCCAATGTCTATTAATAACTGTAAAAGCTCATCCTCCAGCGCTGTCTTTAAATATACTGTAGAGAGTGGGAAAATGGGATAAAATATCGGGGACCAAGACTCATAGAGGATGTAAAGGAAAAATGTCATCGAATGCATCAACTTTAATGTGTTTTAGCTGATTTTACTTCATGTTTGAGACTTAAAGCAACATCCATGCAACTCAGTGCACCTTAGTTTTTGCAAACTCAAATAAGCTAAgctcaaataattccacattttCCAAagcaaaacatttatttatttttttccccaccatAACATCTTTCCAGTTAATtcaaacatatttatttttgGTGATTATATCATCTAATAAAACACCAGAAGATATTTGTTCCATATTTTAAAGTATAAAGTTGTCTCAAGCTGAAAAAGACAGTAAAACTAGCAACTAAACAGGTCACAGTGAACCTCAAAGCCTCACAACACCAAACAGAGGAGATGAGCTTCagttgtatataaaaaaaaaaccaaagaaatTAGGACATTAAAAAATCATAATCAGTGTTTGGGAGTttactaaacattttttttatacatttgtatTAATATTGATTTGCCTTAAACTTGTTCAAATCACATAAATGCAACGCAGACAGCAAAAAATAACTGCATTGATACAAGGATCacaagaaaatataacatactgAATCATACGAACGTGCTGCAAAGAAAAACTCAAAAATAAAGAACCTGATTATCACTTTTTTTATATGTCGTTGATTGTCGAATGTAGTCGCAGAAGGAAGGGATGTGTCCAATGAGGGGCGGTGTTAAAGATCAGTTAGTGTTAAAGTGTTCAGTTTGGAGTCACTGCATCGAGAACTGACAACGTGAAGACGAGATGATGAGCAGTTACAGTTTGCTTCCACCTCTTTGTGCATTGAACGCCACTCAGATGTGGAAAAATACCCATACAGTCCACTATAGATACAACATGAAGCCAGTGAGGATGACTTGTCGCTTGAATCTAATCGATAGCTCATCAGTTTTAAGTGGCTGGGTCAAAAAGGCAATGATCCCCATCTGTCAGCGCAGTTTTCTCCGTCTTTTATCTCTTAAGCGTTAAGTGCAAAGCAATTTTCCCGCTCTTTCCCGATAAGCCCAGAGTCCCATCATGGACGGCTCTCACGGATGATTTACTAATCCATCGCGGGTTATGAGTAGATAGACCAGTAGATGATATTAAACAGGATGTACGCTCCAGGAAAGACGACCCTCGAGTACTTGTCTATGGCGTGCGTGTCTATCCAAATGTTCACGTAGCCTCTGGAGGGCTTCACCTGGCTGGCGATCTGCGGGTCATTCAGCGCCACCTGGGCCAGCATTCGCTCCTGGCGCCCGCCGTTCTCCGGCATCCCATAATTCCCAGTGGTGTTGACGTCCATTGACCCGTAGCCTGTGATCTGGGGGTCAATCATCATCTCGTCCGGGTTGCCGATGCCGCATGTGCACGGCAGCTACATGAGGTGGAAAGGAAAAAGGTCAGAGGTCGTAGAAgtacacattcttttttttttttttcatttattttgaatatgtaaATGATACAAGcctcctgattgctactaattgacttctttgcacaacataatatagaaatgaaaattcaaggaagcaaaaaataatacacacaaaaagaaaaaaaagtcatatttgaaaaggagcaagAAGAAgtatagcttattagctctcgcCCCTTTGTcttcatatacacatacatacatacacacatacatataaatatatatatacacacacacacacacacacacacacactgttacgtacatacacatatacattcacataggcttctctgcctctaatccctatgccatatcaaTGAGTAAATGACAATAGTCAGTAATAAATATCAGttataactgctaaacaaaatatttttgtatattttcttaaactggttaatatttggacttatcattattattattattatatatttggaCTTCTTCACTGTACCACGAGTACAGATGGTCTGGTACGAGTATAAGGAGTGATTCAAGAtctagaagtagtagtagtagtagtagtgtagttttatttcgagcacatagaatcatcagataacattgaaccatacaacatggtcaaacaaattttttcagtgctcgaaaaggagtgggaagaagtataactttttttttttttaaataacctttatttaattgaaACAGCGgggttaaataaattaaaaaaaaaaaaaagtcaaatccatattttttcacaataaaacagaaaacatataataATTATTTTGAGAGAAagtaccattaaaaaaaaaagaagaaaaattcaaAAGTAATGTGGGCATCAATACACTGGAAAAGCAAGTGATGGAGGGAAATTTTGCAACTATTTAGGTGAAATGTCAACAGGTCAGTGGCATGATTGTGTATAAAAAGATGCATTAAAGATGGGCAGAGGTTCAACAGTCTGAAAAACTGCATcaaaaaaaggcataaaaattGTGTAACAATTTCAGAATAATGATCCTCAACATGGAATTGTAAAGCCTTTGAATATCTCATTATCTATAGTATATAATATAATGAAAAGACTCCAAGAGAGGCTGAAAAATCAATATTAGATGCCTGGGATCTTCAGGTCCTCAGGCAGCATGCCATTAAAACCAGGCATGATTCTATAATGGAGATCACTGCATGGGCTCTGGAACTATTCCAGAAATCAGCGTCTGTGTCGGTTCACTGTACCATCCACAAATGCAGGTTAAAGCTTTGTCATGCAGAGATGAAACCATatgtgaacatgatccagaaaCACCGCTGTCTTCTCTGGGATAAAGTTCATTTAAAACGGACTGAGGGAAAGTGGTCTGACCTCTGATGTCCTTTGTGTGAACTGTTTCTTGTAGACACCGACACAATCACTCTACAGAATATCCCAACTTGGACTTTGGAATTGGGATGGTACATTACTGTTAAGTATTTTTACTGCAGTACTATAACACTATACTAATTCGGAtgctttgtgttttatttgagcATTTCCTTGCATAAATGTAAAAGTGAAACAAGCAAAGTGTGTacaaaaaaattaagaataaatATATAGTACACATTATATCAAACCATGACTATTGAAGTGGTTTTAGTCACAAAATATTACTATTAAAGAGCTTAATAGGCCCACTTAACTCTTTATTTATTCTCACAGGAataattagcattttttccagagtcagaaGTATTTTCCTCGACAGGAATAAATTTAGCTCtgttttgagtaaatttggctc
This portion of the Sphaeramia orbicularis chromosome 22, fSphaOr1.1, whole genome shotgun sequence genome encodes:
- the LOC115413791 gene encoding peptidase M20 domain-containing protein 2-like, whose product is MEEAEHIKDSVQTCIDSHKDQLYSLSLDIWSCPELSGEETHAHDTLVRFFSTDAAWTVEGSYKLPTAFRATWGPGKGVGDGDEVPVVNVGFLCEYDALPGIGHACGHNLIAEVGAAAAVGLKGAVEKHTDLPVRVKITVLGTPAEEDIGGKIDLLNAGAFADIDVVFMAHPAQQDASFLPCVALDGPIVKYHGKASHASAAPWEGVNALDAAVLAYNNLSVLRQQLKPEWRVHGVIKHGGLRPYIIPAYTELEFYLRTPLVKDLSDLKAKAEACFRAAATATGCQVEITYPNPAYYNILPNDTLAKLYENNGKALGIQFPKQPSKFSGSTDFGNVSFVVPGIHPFFYIGTEAPNHTEEYTEAAGAEKAQLYTLRTAKALAMTAVDVVCCPDLLRRVREDFSQAKVKQEK